TCGAACCAGAACAATTCTCAATACTCTGAATCCTCGGTGGAATGAACAGTATACTTGGGAAGTTTATGATCCTTGCACTGTGATCACCATTGGTGTCTTTGACAATTGCCATATTAATGGAAGCAAAGATGACTCAAGAGATCAGAGAATTGGGAAGGTAAGGATTCGGCTATCAACATTGGAAACTGACCGAAAATATACATATTACTATCCGTTGCTAGTTCTTACCCCTTCTGGATTAAGGAAGCATGGGGAACTTCACTTGTCATTGAGGTTTACATGCACAGCTTGGGTTAATATGGTGGCTCAATATGGCAAGCCATTGCTTCCCAAAATGCATTATGTCCAACCCATTTCTGTTAAGCACATTGATTGGCTTCGCCACCAGGCAATGCAGATAGTGGCAGCAAGGCTATCAAGAGCTGAGCCACCTCTTAGGCGGGAGGTTGTGGAGTACATATTGGATGTGGATTACCATATGTGGAGCTTGAGGAGAAGCAAAGCTAATTTTCTTCGCATAATGTCGCTGCTTTCAGGGATCACCGCTGCCTGTAAATGGTACAATGACATTTGCAACTGGAGAAATCCAATAACAACGTGTCTCGTGCACGTTTTGTTATTTATACTGGTTTGTTATCCAGAGTTGATACTGCCCACCGTTTTCCTCTATCTGTTTGTGGTTGGGTTATGGAATTATCGGTTCAGGCCAAGGCACCCACCACACATGGATACTAGGCTTTCACAGGCAGACAGTGCGCATCCAGATGAACTTGATGAGGAATTTGATTCATTCCCGGCATCCCGGACACCATCAGATATTGTGAGGATGAGATACGATAGGCTGAGAAGTGTTGCAGGTAGAGTGCAGACAGTGGTCGGAGATTTGGCAAGCCAGGGGGAAAGAGCTCAGGCACTACTAGGCTGGAGGGACCCAAGGGCGACGGCCATCTTTATCCTCTTTTCATTAATCTGGGCTGTGTTTATTTATGTCACTCCATTCCAGGTAGTGGCAGTGCTGGTTGGACTCTACCTGCTTCGACATCCCAGGTTCAGGAGCAAGATGCCCGCTGTGCCTGTCAACTTCTTCAAGAGATTACCGTCCAAATCAGATATATTACTATGATGAATTGGAAGCtattataacttaaaacaccTTATTTGCTTGATTCTGGTCGAGGAAAGATGATCCAGAAAATAATTCCATCAATGTCATGACAGCAGGAAGGCACCTAGGTTCTTTGTCCCTGGACAACCCACTCCGCGAAAGAATCTTACTTTTGCTGAATATGCATGTCCCACATTTCTTCAGTACCATGCATGGAATCCCActattctcttttctctttattcCATATTCTGTACTATTAATAAGCAATCATATTTTGTATTTCTTGGATCATATGCAACGCCCCCCAAAAGTTAGCGAAACAAAAAAGATGGCTGCACACTGAATCAGCTTCAAAGATCGAGAATTCCACAGTTCGCAAAGAATTGGCAATCCAAAGTAGAATTGAGCTATCCCCTCGATAACATTGGAACAGAACTCTTGCAATTTACAACACAAGAATTTCCACACGTGTCAAATCTTCTATGAAGATCACCCCACAAAAAAACTGGACaagtaaaatacaaatatatagtTGACTTGGATGACACGGTCCTAGATCCAACATGTATTAGTGAAGCTACAACAGTAAAAAAGCTGACAATTAATCCTCCTAGAACTCTAGAAGTGTCCTATCCACAACACCCCAATCACCCGCTCCTTTGGCCCActcttgcttcttctttttttggatcCCGAGGCAGTACCATTCACCACCATTTTTTTGTGACTAATTTTTCCACTTTCTTAGGAACCATCCAATGAGATTTCTTTTGTTTCGGTCTTCTGGCAGCGTGCCATTCTGAGAATGATGCTTTGCTCTAAAGTAGTCGGTCCTACACAGCTCTCTGATCCCCACAAGCACAAGCTTCTGTCTCTCTTGAATATTCACAACACTCACATGGGTCAGAACAGGGAGATCATTTGTACTCACAGAGTGTTTTCTCCACCGACTTTGTTTTCTGATTTATTTGGATGAGAGCCTCAATTACTGACCACCTTCCAACAGAGGTTATCTTAGCAATAGCTGAAGCACCAATCATTCTTTCTGCTTGTATGTATGCTTTTGTGTGGCCAACCTagggaaatgaaaaaaactaatcagAAAAGGGAAATAAGAGGTCGAATCACAGACTAAGAAAGCTCGCCATTCAGTTccaggaaagagagagagagagaagaagaagcaagtgTCCTGTTTGAACTGAGCCAAAAAAGAGAGGGGCTCTCATTTTTAAGTCAGTGTAAGCAAGTTGGTTTCAATAGAAATGAGAAACGAataagaacattcaaaacatatCAGAGAAGGATTAACACGCAATCCTAGTAACCTTTTCATGACCACCTAGATCTAATTtattagacaataaaataaaaacagcaaCTGGGCCTTAGAACGAGAGTGTTTCATTTAGATATTTCCATCTCATCAAGTGAATTCCATCTGTTGCGATCTGTTATCCATATTCTTTCCACTCTGCCCTCCATTCCATTGTAAGGAGTGAAAGCTTCCAAGATAGAAGTCAATTCACGGCTTTGTTGCTTTACTACATTACTTGGGACCTTCTTCATCCTTGCAGCAGGTGTCCCTGGATTTGAAAAGCagattaaaaatagaaaatagcaTGAAGTAGATGCCATTACGCACTTTGTCCATTATGGTGTGGGTACCACAGCTATAAATTTTCATAGTACACTCAAGGTGAAAACTACATACTAGATGTTCACATGACCAAGGTGTGCACACGCAATGCAGCAGGCCCTCAAactacaaaaagaaataaatgatgTTTTTCCTCCATATAATATGCATATGATACAGTCATGAGTTTTCATAATGGAGCAACTCAATGTACATTTGATGATCCAGAAAGAAATGGATAAGAAACACAGGAAAATAAACAGTTACACTGAATAACACCATAATTATTGCCCCCATCAATTCAAAAAGTCGACAGATTTTAACTTCGACCTactctttttaattgattttaacaGAGTTAATATCCTCAGTAacctttttgttaaatatatacTAATAcaaacttgaaaacaaaatactagTCGCAAGTATGTTATATTGGTTTTGAAAAATCACAAAGGGTCAATTATTACCCGACCAAGGGTGTACCTAATATCTCTAGTGACATATATGATTTCACAATCTAGAAATTACATGTCATATCACTATTTTAGATAGTTCACTTGAGCAGTTTCACTTAAAAAGTGTACC
This genomic stretch from Populus alba chromosome 19, ASM523922v2, whole genome shotgun sequence harbors:
- the LOC118056474 gene encoding uncharacterized protein — protein: MPAGSDAILTAMNREYTVNVFRTVVDTLTELVSEMQIATDIKCRFPWTPAARMKKVPSNVVKQQSRELTSILEAFTPYNGMEGRVERIWITDRNRWNSLDEMEISK